The proteins below come from a single Mus musculus strain C57BL/6J chromosome 5, GRCm38.p6 C57BL/6J genomic window:
- the Odaph gene encoding odontogenesis associated phosphoprotein precursor: MAPAFHVSWLLVSWLVVTTAEGQDVVTPPGGSQNNAKPTDCQIFTLTPPPTTRNLVTRAQPIPRTPTFSFPPRGPGFSPRFPFFLPNNRRFQFWPFYRPRGRLIPWRLILRRQQQSGSSSEESREN, translated from the exons atggctccagctttCCATGTCTCCTGGTTACTGGTCAGCTGGTTGGTGGTAACTACAGCAGAAG GACAAGATGTAGTCACCCCTCCTGGCGGCTCACAAAATAACGCAAAGCCTACAGACTGCCAGATCTTCACACTCACTCCTCCGCCCACCACAAGGAATCTGGTAACAAGGGCCCAGCCCATCCCAAGGACACCCACGTTTTCTTTTCCACCAAGGGGGCCGGGCTTCTCCCCgaggttccctttcttccttccaaacaACCGCCGCTTCCAGTTCTGGCCATTCTACAGGCCGCGAGGTAGACTGATCCCTTGGCGACTCATCCTTAGAAGACAGCAGCAGAGCGGAAGCTCATCTGAGGAGAGCAGGGAGAACTGA